ATTCTGAACCAAGCGATGGCGTTAACCGATACGCTTGAAGTATCCGAGCGATATTTCGATGCGTTAAGTGGCGGCGAGAAACAGCGAGCGCTTATCGCGCGAGCGTTGGTGCAAGAGCCGACAATTCTCCTATTAGACGAACCGACAGCGCATCTCGATTTGAACCATCAGATAGAAATTCTCGATTTAGTGAAACGGTTGAATGTGGAAGAGAATCTAACCGTTATTTTCGTTACGCACGATATAAATCTCGCTGCTGGATATTGCCACCGATTAATCCTACTTTTCGACGGAACCATTTTTTGTTCCGGCTCACCGCAAGAAGTGATTACCGAAGAGAATATCCGGCAGGTGTATGGAACGAACGTGGTTGTCAGTGAACATCCGCTAACCGGCGTTCCGCAAGTGAACCTGCTGAGCTGGAGTCCGTTTGAACGATATGAACCGAAAACGACTAAGGTTCATGTTATCGGCGGTGGTGGCGCGAGTGCGTCATTATTACGTCGTCTAGCGATTGAAGGGTATCCGGTGACGGTAGGGGTATTGAACATTGGCGATACGGACGAGCTCGTGGCGAATTCGTTACATCTCGAAGTAGTGCGCGAGCAGCCATTTTCGCCGATTTCAGACCAAGCAATGAACCGATGCCGGAATCTAATCGACCGAACCGATTGCGTTATACTTGCGCGAATTATGGTTGGAAATGGGAATCTAGCGAATTTAGCATTAGCGCTCTACGCCGCTGAACAGAAGAAACGATTGTTCGTTATCGAACCGCAAGACCCATTTGATTTCACTGGCGGAAAAGCGAAATCGTTCTACGAGCGAATATATCAGCACGGCGCGATTCGAATAAAACATACCGAAGAGATATTGGAATATCTCGCTCAATACCAAACGGAGGGTAAGCAGGATTGAACGCAAATCCGATACTCCGCCGGCAAGATTCGC
The sequence above is a segment of the bacterium genome. Coding sequences within it:
- a CDS encoding heme ABC transporter ATP-binding protein: MQPLIQVEKITFAYGRTAILSDITFAVEPGEILGIIGPNGSGKTTLLRLLTGILQAQSGTILISGKEIALWTRNELAKRIAVVPQDTFVPFNYTVREIVLMGRTPHLRLLQFESSKDVAILNQAMALTDTLEVSERYFDALSGGEKQRALIARALVQEPTILLLDEPTAHLDLNHQIEILDLVKRLNVEENLTVIFVTHDINLAAGYCHRLILLFDGTIFCSGSPQEVITEENIRQVYGTNVVVSEHPLTGVPQVNLLSWSPFERYEPKTTKVHVIGGGGASASLLRRLAIEGYPVTVGVLNIGDTDELVANSLHLEVVREQPFSPISDQAMNRCRNLIDRTDCVILARIMVGNGNLANLALALYAAEQKKRLFVIEPQDPFDFTGGKAKSFYERIYQHGAIRIKHTEEILEYLAQYQTEGKQD